A region of Mesorhizobium sp. M3A.F.Ca.ET.080.04.2.1 DNA encodes the following proteins:
- a CDS encoding ABC transporter substrate-binding protein, producing MKGSILAALAGAVLASAATLPAQASADAPVIALANAYYGNTWRHQMVEAFEASAKEAKAAGQIADYIVMNGDGSVAQQNSQIAELILKKVDVLAVDAASETAVNGIIEKACKAGIIVISFDSVASAPCNYQLNFDFKGYKAAQAEAVFKMLGGKGNVIQVRGVKGSAPDNDMFNAQQSVLAKYPDIKVVATVYGQATASVAQAAIANVLPSLPHVDAVLGQGGSDDVGIAQAFVQYGGDYAGKMPIIEGGGGTDFVKWWADENAKNGYQTVSMNTTPGIGGAAFWLGLSLLKGAKAPKLMIMPVATVDASNLKEYAKLPGGQIISPSYSLDWVKQNLLSK from the coding sequence ATGAAGGGTTCAATCTTGGCGGCGCTGGCCGGCGCCGTGCTGGCAAGTGCTGCGACTTTGCCGGCTCAGGCGTCTGCGGACGCTCCGGTCATCGCGCTCGCCAACGCCTATTACGGCAACACCTGGCGCCACCAGATGGTGGAAGCGTTCGAAGCCTCGGCCAAGGAGGCCAAGGCCGCGGGGCAGATCGCGGACTACATCGTCATGAACGGCGACGGTTCGGTCGCGCAGCAGAACAGCCAGATCGCCGAACTGATCCTGAAGAAGGTCGATGTGCTCGCCGTCGACGCCGCTTCCGAGACCGCCGTCAACGGCATCATCGAGAAGGCCTGCAAGGCCGGCATCATCGTCATCTCATTCGACTCGGTCGCCTCGGCGCCCTGCAACTACCAGCTCAATTTCGACTTCAAGGGTTACAAGGCAGCCCAGGCCGAAGCCGTCTTCAAGATGCTCGGCGGCAAGGGCAACGTCATCCAGGTGCGCGGCGTGAAGGGCTCGGCGCCCGACAACGACATGTTCAACGCGCAGCAATCGGTGCTGGCTAAATATCCGGACATCAAGGTGGTGGCGACCGTCTACGGCCAGGCGACGGCCTCGGTGGCGCAGGCGGCCATCGCCAACGTGCTGCCCTCGCTGCCGCATGTCGATGCCGTGCTCGGCCAGGGCGGCAGCGACGATGTCGGCATCGCGCAGGCCTTCGTCCAGTATGGCGGCGACTATGCCGGCAAGATGCCGATCATCGAAGGCGGCGGCGGCACCGACTTCGTCAAATGGTGGGCCGACGAGAATGCCAAGAACGGCTACCAGACGGTGTCGATGAACACCACGCCCGGAATCGGCGGCGCCGCCTTCTGGCTCGGCCTGTCATTGCTGAAGGGCGCCAAGGCGCCGAAGCTGATGATCATGCCGGTGGCAACCGTCGACGCCAGCAACCTCAAGGAGTATGCCAAGCTGCCGGGCGGCCAGATCATCAGCCCGAGCTATTCGCTGGACTGGGTCAAGCAGAACCTGCTCAGCAAGTAG
- a CDS encoding ATP-binding cassette domain-containing protein encodes MSQLAVADQDSAAAAAPGAAARPSVVALSGITKSFGPTLANAGIELSVGAGEVIGLVGGNGAGKSTLMRILCGAMWPTLGVISFAGEEVPFSAYDTGEAQRRGIRMVHQELSLCANLSVAENFFLETPGDAASRPGWRTLYRTRARAALDAVFPGNGIDADAEVGHLTIAERQMVEIARAAATPGVKLIVLDEPTSSLDLDRSKQLRAFIRERAKGGLAFIFISHKLQEIIDIATEVVVLRNGRTAWQGHAADASIGRLVQLMGGDTNPVHQHMVSVTSSQDVLVRLSGPLTADLGHDVDIVRGEIVGLAGLEGSGQKELLHAIFNPGRTRHAAIARHADAGFIAGDRQKEGVFLLWSVLANIGIGAIARRPALSVVSDRANRDTASKAAGRLRLDDGRFRSNISELSGGNQQKALVARALVADTPIILLDDPTRGVDIATKQDFYRLCNEVARSGRALVWHTTEDAELLACDRVLVFSSGRIVKELAGDGITEQAIVGASFTHSTDRQASKAPNQTAMTAFGRRLVNAAPFIGLAAVLAIMIAINPAVASSFGLDLLLMPALSLVLVTAAQMFIVGGSEIDLGAGAFAGLVSVLSATLLYDQPWLGALALAAAVAAYAGLGGLIQARKIPAIVVTLGASFIWVGIGYALQPTPGGASPEWLSAPFNWSLGAVPTSIILIAAVALIVLVIDRLPLGVVLRGFGNNPAAMMRSGWSPTRYALVRYLIAGLFAGAAGLSLTAINTASDINSGNSYTLLSVAAVVMGGCSLLGGIISPVGAVAGAVTLSLIGALLGTLSVSSDYNAATQGLILIALLTLRSLTADRRSEP; translated from the coding sequence ATGTCCCAGCTTGCCGTTGCCGATCAGGACAGCGCCGCGGCCGCCGCACCTGGCGCTGCTGCCCGGCCAAGCGTCGTTGCGCTCAGCGGGATCACCAAGAGTTTCGGACCGACGCTCGCCAATGCGGGAATAGAGCTCTCGGTCGGCGCAGGCGAGGTGATCGGGCTGGTCGGCGGCAACGGCGCCGGCAAATCGACGCTGATGCGCATTTTGTGCGGGGCGATGTGGCCGACGCTCGGCGTGATTTCATTTGCCGGCGAGGAGGTTCCCTTTTCTGCCTATGATACCGGCGAAGCGCAGCGGCGCGGCATCCGCATGGTGCACCAGGAGCTGTCGCTCTGCGCCAATCTTTCCGTCGCCGAGAACTTCTTCCTGGAAACGCCAGGCGACGCGGCGAGCCGGCCGGGCTGGCGCACGCTCTATCGCACCCGCGCCCGCGCGGCGCTGGACGCCGTCTTCCCGGGCAACGGCATCGATGCCGACGCGGAGGTCGGACACCTCACCATCGCCGAACGGCAGATGGTGGAGATCGCGCGCGCCGCGGCGACGCCCGGGGTCAAACTGATCGTGCTCGACGAGCCGACATCCTCGCTCGATCTCGACCGCTCAAAACAACTGCGGGCTTTCATCCGCGAACGGGCAAAGGGCGGGCTCGCCTTCATCTTTATCAGCCACAAGCTGCAGGAGATCATCGACATCGCCACCGAGGTGGTGGTGCTGCGCAACGGCCGCACCGCATGGCAGGGCCATGCCGCGGACGCCTCGATCGGCAGGCTCGTGCAATTGATGGGTGGAGACACCAACCCGGTTCACCAGCACATGGTGTCCGTCACCTCCTCCCAGGACGTGCTGGTGCGGCTCTCCGGGCCGCTGACGGCCGATCTCGGCCACGACGTCGACATCGTGCGCGGCGAGATCGTCGGGTTGGCCGGGCTCGAAGGCAGCGGGCAGAAGGAGCTGCTGCACGCGATCTTCAACCCCGGGCGCACGCGACACGCGGCCATTGCCAGGCACGCGGACGCGGGCTTCATTGCCGGCGACCGGCAGAAGGAAGGCGTGTTTCTGCTGTGGAGCGTGCTCGCAAACATCGGCATCGGTGCCATTGCCCGCCGCCCGGCACTCAGCGTTGTCTCCGACCGTGCCAACCGCGACACCGCTTCGAAGGCCGCCGGCCGCCTGCGGCTCGACGATGGGCGCTTCCGTTCCAACATCAGCGAGCTCAGCGGCGGCAACCAGCAGAAGGCGCTGGTGGCGCGGGCGCTGGTTGCCGACACGCCGATCATCCTGCTCGACGATCCGACGCGCGGCGTCGACATAGCCACCAAGCAGGATTTCTACCGGCTCTGCAACGAGGTCGCGCGCAGCGGCCGGGCGCTGGTCTGGCACACGACAGAGGACGCCGAGTTGCTGGCCTGCGACCGCGTGCTGGTCTTTTCTAGCGGTCGGATCGTCAAAGAGTTGGCAGGCGACGGCATCACCGAGCAGGCAATCGTCGGTGCCTCCTTCACGCACTCGACGGACAGGCAGGCGAGCAAAGCGCCAAACCAAACCGCCATGACCGCATTCGGCCGCAGGCTGGTCAACGCCGCGCCCTTCATCGGGCTTGCCGCCGTGCTTGCCATCATGATCGCGATCAACCCCGCCGTCGCCTCTTCCTTCGGCCTCGACCTGCTCTTGATGCCGGCATTGTCTCTGGTGCTAGTGACGGCAGCACAGATGTTCATCGTCGGCGGCAGCGAGATCGATCTCGGCGCCGGCGCTTTTGCCGGCCTGGTCAGCGTGCTCAGCGCCACGCTGCTCTACGACCAGCCATGGCTCGGGGCGCTGGCGCTGGCGGCGGCCGTTGCCGCCTATGCCGGGCTCGGCGGCCTGATCCAAGCGCGCAAGATCCCCGCCATCGTGGTGACGCTCGGCGCGTCCTTCATCTGGGTCGGCATAGGCTATGCGCTGCAGCCGACACCGGGCGGCGCCAGTCCGGAGTGGCTGTCGGCGCCCTTCAACTGGTCGCTCGGCGCCGTGCCGACCTCGATCATCCTGATCGCGGCCGTAGCGCTGATCGTGCTGGTCATCGACCGGCTGCCGCTCGGCGTGGTGCTGCGCGGCTTCGGCAACAACCCGGCAGCGATGATGCGCTCGGGCTGGTCGCCGACCCGCTACGCGCTGGTGCGCTATCTCATTGCCGGGCTGTTCGCCGGGGCCGCCGGCCTATCACTGACGGCCATCAACACGGCAAGCGACATCAATTCCGGCAATTCCTACACCCTGCTCAGCGTTGCCGCCGTCGTGATGGGCGGCTGCTCGCTTCTCGGCGGCATCATTTCGCCGGTCGGCGCCGTCGCCGGCGCGGTGACACTGTCATTGATCGGCGCGCTGCTCGGCACGCTCAGCGTCAGCAGCGACTACAACGCCGCGACGCAAGGCTTGATACTGATCGCACTCCTGACGCTGCGCAGCCTGACCGCCGACCGCAGGAGCGAGCCATGA
- a CDS encoding ABC transporter permease yields MNALAGFGIWAQRNRWIWSAVGVLLLWLVLSVVTNRFSLSSLSGVMLSASFLTVVGIGQMFVVTTGRGNIDLSVASVITLSAFVALLTVKGQDANLAIGVAAAILLGLAVGALNSLLVVGLGIPAIIATLATGYVLATATLLSNKAIPGFAVSPALKAVATGRISGVPIMAIVAVFGVVAASFVLRYTVFGQLLSAVGQNRAAARLAGIRNGRVIASAFVISSVLASLDGLLLGAYIGGAFLEMGQPYLLQSIAAVVLGGTLIFGGSATALGTLFASILLVLIVTTMQIVGLPPGAQDIVQGIVVIFVLALAGRQALARRASVDPADGGADPAITAEVTAPSLVEKVQP; encoded by the coding sequence ATGAACGCACTCGCCGGCTTCGGCATCTGGGCGCAGCGTAACCGCTGGATTTGGTCGGCGGTCGGCGTGCTGCTGTTGTGGCTCGTGCTCTCCGTCGTCACCAACCGCTTCAGCCTGTCCAGCCTGTCCGGCGTGATGCTCTCGGCATCGTTCCTCACGGTGGTCGGCATCGGTCAGATGTTCGTGGTGACGACCGGACGCGGCAATATCGACCTGTCCGTCGCTTCGGTGATCACGCTCAGCGCCTTCGTCGCGCTGCTCACCGTCAAGGGCCAGGACGCAAATCTCGCCATCGGCGTCGCCGCCGCCATCCTGCTCGGCCTTGCGGTGGGCGCTCTCAACTCGCTGCTTGTCGTCGGGCTCGGCATCCCGGCGATCATCGCGACATTAGCGACCGGCTACGTGCTGGCAACGGCGACGCTGCTCTCGAACAAGGCGATACCGGGTTTTGCCGTCAGCCCGGCGCTGAAGGCCGTTGCGACGGGACGCATTTCCGGCGTGCCGATCATGGCCATCGTCGCCGTTTTCGGCGTGGTCGCGGCCTCCTTCGTGCTGCGCTACACGGTGTTCGGCCAGCTCCTGTCGGCGGTCGGCCAGAACCGCGCCGCGGCACGGCTCGCGGGGATCCGCAACGGCCGGGTGATTGCCTCGGCCTTCGTCATCTCTTCGGTGCTGGCGTCGCTCGACGGGCTGCTGCTCGGCGCGTATATCGGCGGCGCCTTCCTCGAAATGGGCCAACCATACCTGTTGCAGTCGATCGCTGCCGTGGTGCTTGGCGGTACGCTGATCTTCGGCGGCTCCGCGACGGCGCTCGGCACGCTCTTTGCCAGCATCCTACTCGTCTTGATCGTCACCACCATGCAGATCGTCGGCCTGCCTCCCGGCGCCCAGGACATCGTGCAGGGCATCGTCGTCATCTTCGTGCTGGCGCTGGCCGGCCGCCAGGCGCTGGCGCGGCGCGCTTCTGTCGATCCTGCCGATGGCGGAGCGGATCCGGCAATCACGGCGGAAGTAACCGCGCCGAGTCTGGTCGAAAAGGTGCAGCCTTGA
- a CDS encoding phosphogluconate dehydrogenase C-terminal domain-containing protein: MTTIALFGAGGKMGYRLSTNFRGSPYSIRHVEISEAGQERLKTGLGIDTVSVDDALKGAEVVILAVPDTHIGKVATGIESKLAPGTMVIVLDAAAPFAGHLPKRPDLTYFVTHPCHPPIFNDETDMAAKKDFFGGVKAKQHFVSALMQGPEEDYAKGEKIAQIIWAPVMRSHRVTVEHMALLEPGLSETVCASLLVVMKEALDEVVARGVDRQAALDFLLGHMNVLGAVIFGETQGVFSDACNKAIEFGKPVLMRDDWKRVFEPEEIAASIQRIT; this comes from the coding sequence ATGACAACGATCGCGCTGTTCGGAGCCGGCGGCAAAATGGGCTACCGCCTGTCGACCAATTTCCGCGGTTCGCCTTATTCGATCCGCCATGTCGAGATCAGCGAGGCGGGCCAGGAGCGGCTGAAGACCGGCCTCGGCATCGACACGGTGAGCGTCGACGACGCGCTCAAGGGCGCTGAGGTGGTGATCCTGGCCGTCCCCGACACGCATATCGGCAAGGTCGCGACCGGCATCGAGAGCAAGCTTGCCCCTGGAACGATGGTGATCGTGCTCGATGCGGCCGCTCCCTTTGCCGGCCACTTGCCCAAGCGCCCCGACCTGACCTACTTCGTCACCCATCCCTGCCATCCGCCGATCTTCAACGACGAGACCGACATGGCGGCGAAGAAGGACTTCTTCGGCGGCGTCAAGGCTAAGCAGCATTTCGTCAGCGCGCTGATGCAGGGGCCGGAAGAGGACTACGCCAAGGGCGAGAAGATCGCTCAGATCATCTGGGCGCCGGTGATGCGCTCGCATCGCGTCACCGTCGAGCATATGGCTCTGTTGGAACCCGGGCTGTCGGAGACGGTCTGCGCGTCGCTGCTCGTCGTCATGAAGGAAGCGCTCGACGAGGTGGTCGCGCGCGGCGTCGACCGACAGGCGGCGCTCGACTTCCTGCTCGGCCACATGAACGTGCTCGGCGCCGTCATTTTCGGCGAAACCCAGGGCGTGTTTTCGGATGCCTGCAACAAGGCGATCGAGTTCGGCAAGCCGGTGCTGATGCGTGACGATTGGAAGCGCGTGTTCGAGCCGGAGGAGATCGCCGCCAGCATCCAGCGCATTACCTGA
- a CDS encoding D-ribose ABC transporter substrate-binding protein yields the protein MKLTRRMTLAAFAGVLALGTAMPAYAADLIAIITPSHDNPFFKAEAVGAEAKAKELGYEALVLVHDDDANKQSELIDTAIGRGAKAIILDNAGADATVAAVQKAKDAGVPAFLIDREINATGVAVAQIVSNNYQGAQLGAQEFVKLMGEKGNYVELVGKESDTNAGIRSKGYHDVIDDYPDLKMVAQQSANWSQTEAYSKMESILQANPDIKGVISGNDTMAMGAYAALAAAGRKDVIVVGFDGSNDVRDSITSGGIKATVLQPAYAQAQMAVEQANDYIKNKKSPEKEKQLMDCVLINADNAPKLETFALKN from the coding sequence ATGAAACTCACTCGCAGAATGACGCTTGCAGCCTTCGCCGGCGTGCTCGCACTCGGCACCGCGATGCCTGCCTATGCAGCGGATCTCATCGCCATCATCACGCCCTCGCACGACAATCCGTTCTTCAAGGCGGAAGCCGTGGGTGCCGAAGCCAAGGCCAAGGAACTCGGCTACGAGGCGCTGGTGCTGGTGCATGACGACGACGCCAACAAGCAGTCGGAACTGATCGACACGGCGATCGGCCGCGGCGCCAAGGCGATCATCCTCGACAATGCCGGCGCCGACGCCACCGTCGCCGCCGTGCAGAAGGCCAAGGACGCCGGCGTGCCTGCTTTCCTGATCGACCGCGAGATCAACGCCACCGGCGTCGCGGTGGCGCAGATCGTTTCCAACAACTACCAGGGCGCGCAGCTCGGCGCGCAGGAATTCGTCAAGCTGATGGGCGAGAAAGGCAATTATGTCGAACTGGTCGGCAAGGAGTCCGACACCAATGCTGGCATTCGCTCCAAAGGCTATCATGACGTCATCGACGATTATCCGGATCTGAAGATGGTGGCGCAGCAGTCGGCCAACTGGAGCCAGACCGAAGCCTATTCGAAGATGGAATCGATCCTGCAGGCCAACCCCGACATCAAGGGCGTGATCTCCGGCAACGATACGATGGCGATGGGCGCCTATGCAGCGCTGGCCGCGGCCGGCCGCAAGGACGTCATCGTCGTCGGCTTCGATGGTTCGAACGACGTGCGCGACTCCATCACCTCCGGCGGCATCAAGGCGACGGTGCTGCAGCCGGCCTATGCCCAGGCCCAGATGGCCGTCGAGCAGGCCAACGACTACATCAAGAACAAGAAGTCGCCGGAGAAGGAAAAGCAGCTCATGGACTGCGTCCTGATCAATGCCGACAATGCTCCCAAGCTGGAGACCTTCGCGCTCAAGAACTGA
- a CDS encoding DUF2291 family protein, giving the protein MTKPTCVPKKSWLILALTAAVGLSACKILPTPSAQGGDSANSSAFNPDRMVAEIWTPKVIPYLQQKAGPFAEVHALAKSDPAAAGAKYGNPKKQANSPWTFAVRVEGKIVAANTQSRAATIDVDVDGDGKADARVQIGPAMRGTALRDSLDFVQFNDFTNQIDFAQFGKAFNAYADKTVLSKLSRDGLEGRTAKVLGAYTIESGQELPLVTPAEAEIGPKP; this is encoded by the coding sequence ATGACCAAGCCGACTTGCGTGCCCAAGAAGAGTTGGCTCATCCTTGCGCTCACCGCCGCCGTCGGCCTCAGCGCCTGCAAGATCCTGCCGACGCCGTCGGCCCAAGGTGGCGATAGCGCCAACAGCTCGGCCTTCAACCCCGACAGGATGGTCGCCGAGATCTGGACACCCAAGGTCATTCCCTATCTGCAGCAGAAGGCGGGGCCGTTCGCCGAGGTGCACGCGCTTGCCAAATCCGATCCTGCCGCAGCCGGCGCCAAGTATGGCAATCCGAAGAAGCAGGCGAATTCGCCATGGACCTTCGCGGTGCGGGTCGAAGGCAAGATCGTCGCCGCCAACACGCAGTCGCGTGCGGCAACCATCGATGTCGACGTCGATGGCGACGGCAAGGCGGACGCGCGAGTGCAGATCGGGCCGGCGATGCGCGGCACGGCGCTGCGCGACAGCCTCGACTTCGTGCAATTCAACGACTTCACCAACCAGATCGACTTCGCCCAATTCGGCAAGGCCTTCAACGCCTATGCCGACAAGACGGTGCTGTCCAAGCTGTCGCGCGATGGACTCGAGGGCCGAACCGCCAAGGTGCTCGGCGCCTATACGATCGAGAGCGGCCAGGAGCTGCCGCTGGTGACACCGGCGGAGGCCGAGATCGGGCCGAAGCCATGA
- a CDS encoding sugar ABC transporter ATP-binding protein, whose product MSPSPAHDVILKLEDISKVYAGTVAVKPANFEVCKGAVNVLVGENGAGKSTLMKIIAGVERPTAGRILLDGAEVSFASSGDAVSRGIGMVFQELNLFGNLSVAENIFATREITNVFRKIDHKTQELRAAEFLEQLEAGIRPDMLVEDLRIGQQQLVEIAKAVSLDARILIMDEPTSALSAAEVEILFKVIADLKARGVAIVYISHRLEELIRIGDYITVLRDGRITGQEEMRNVDTQWIVRQMIGSDAKDFATPDGHRPGEEVFRAEEICLPRVTGGLAVDHVSLSLRAGEILGIYGLMGAGRSELFDCIMGRHGQASGRIFIDGKQVRERDTTRRIQRGLALIPEDRQREGLVSILSVASNLTLASLSRFVSLFHIRGGAERQAVTQMVRELAIRVADPAQEVSSLSGGNQQKVVIGKALLTGPKVLLMDEPSRGIDVGAKADVFRTMRKLSRDGLGILFATSDLDEVMALSDRIAVMSNGKLTGMFDRAEASEAAIVAASALGHGPRPHTESNAHD is encoded by the coding sequence ATGAGCCCCTCGCCCGCTCACGACGTCATCCTCAAGCTGGAGGACATTTCCAAGGTCTATGCCGGCACTGTCGCGGTCAAGCCTGCCAATTTCGAGGTGTGCAAGGGCGCCGTCAACGTGCTGGTGGGAGAAAACGGCGCCGGCAAGTCGACGCTGATGAAGATCATCGCCGGCGTCGAGCGGCCGACCGCCGGCCGCATCCTGCTCGACGGCGCCGAGGTCTCCTTCGCGTCGTCCGGCGACGCCGTGAGCCGCGGCATCGGCATGGTGTTCCAGGAGCTGAACCTGTTCGGCAATCTCTCGGTCGCCGAAAATATCTTCGCCACGCGCGAGATCACCAACGTCTTTCGCAAGATCGACCACAAGACGCAGGAGCTGCGTGCGGCCGAATTCCTCGAACAGCTCGAAGCCGGCATTCGGCCGGACATGCTGGTCGAGGATCTGCGCATCGGCCAGCAGCAACTGGTCGAGATCGCCAAGGCGGTCTCGCTCGATGCACGCATCCTGATCATGGACGAGCCGACCTCGGCGCTGAGCGCGGCTGAGGTCGAGATCCTGTTCAAGGTGATCGCCGATCTCAAGGCACGCGGCGTGGCGATCGTCTACATCTCGCACCGGCTGGAAGAACTGATCCGCATCGGCGACTACATCACCGTGCTGCGCGACGGCCGCATCACCGGCCAGGAGGAGATGCGCAACGTCGACACGCAGTGGATCGTGCGGCAGATGATCGGCTCGGACGCCAAGGACTTCGCCACGCCCGACGGCCATCGGCCCGGCGAGGAGGTGTTCCGGGCCGAGGAGATCTGCCTGCCGCGCGTCACCGGCGGACTGGCGGTCGATCACGTCTCGCTTTCGCTGCGCGCCGGCGAGATCCTCGGCATCTATGGCCTGATGGGCGCCGGACGCAGCGAGCTGTTCGACTGCATCATGGGCCGCCATGGTCAGGCGAGCGGCAGGATCTTCATCGATGGAAAGCAGGTCAGGGAGCGCGACACGACGCGGCGCATCCAGCGCGGGCTGGCGCTGATCCCGGAAGATCGCCAGCGCGAGGGCCTGGTCTCGATCCTGTCCGTCGCCAGCAATCTGACGCTGGCCAGCCTGTCGCGCTTCGTCAGCCTGTTCCACATCCGCGGTGGAGCCGAACGCCAGGCCGTCACGCAGATGGTGCGCGAACTGGCGATCAGGGTCGCCGACCCGGCGCAGGAGGTATCGTCGCTGTCGGGCGGCAACCAGCAGAAGGTGGTGATCGGCAAGGCGCTGCTCACCGGACCGAAAGTCCTTCTGATGGACGAGCCCAGCCGCGGCATCGATGTCGGTGCCAAGGCCGACGTGTTCCGCACCATGCGCAAGCTTTCGCGCGACGGGCTGGGCATCCTCTTCGCCACTTCCGACCTCGACGAGGTGATGGCGCTGTCCGACCGCATCGCGGTGATGAGCAACGGAAAACTGACAGGCATGTTCGATCGCGCCGAGGCAAGCGAAGCGGCGATCGTCGCCGCGTCGGCGCTCGGTCACGGACCCAGACCGCACACGGAGAGCAACGCCCATGACTGA
- a CDS encoding ABC transporter permease, whose protein sequence is MTDIPAKAAAPSASRGSLLLTLMKLRTFIALIAVLVFFSIAAPNFLSAANLILMAKHVALNAFLAMGMTFVIITGGIDLSVGSIVGLCGMVAGYLVLNGIDLQIGYTVYFNVVEIALITLAVGILIGAVNGLLITRLNVAPFIATLGTLYVARGLALLSSDGRTFPNLVGKPELGTTGFGYLGAGRLLGLPVSIWILLVVALGAAYLARYTPLGRHIFAVGGNERAARISGVRVNMVKMFVYMFSGFCAAIVGLIISSELMASHPATGESFELNAIAAAVLGGTSMSGGRGTIGGTIVGAFVIGILSDGLVMMGVSSFWQMVIKGLVIIVAVVVDQAQRRLQSRVTLMQMAKVG, encoded by the coding sequence ATGACTGACATCCCGGCCAAGGCGGCTGCTCCATCCGCATCCAGAGGCTCGCTGCTGCTGACGCTGATGAAGCTGCGGACCTTCATCGCGTTGATCGCGGTGCTGGTGTTCTTCTCGATCGCGGCGCCAAACTTTCTCTCGGCCGCCAATCTGATCCTGATGGCCAAGCACGTCGCGCTCAACGCGTTTCTGGCCATGGGCATGACCTTCGTCATCATCACCGGCGGCATCGACCTGTCGGTCGGCTCGATCGTCGGCCTGTGCGGCATGGTCGCCGGCTACCTCGTGCTCAACGGCATCGACCTGCAGATCGGCTACACCGTCTATTTCAATGTCGTCGAGATCGCCCTCATCACGCTGGCGGTGGGTATCCTGATCGGCGCCGTCAACGGATTGCTGATCACCAGGCTGAACGTCGCGCCCTTCATCGCCACGCTCGGCACGCTCTACGTCGCGCGCGGCCTGGCGCTCTTGTCGTCGGACGGCCGCACCTTTCCCAATCTCGTCGGCAAGCCGGAGCTCGGCACCACCGGCTTCGGCTATCTCGGCGCCGGCCGACTGCTCGGCCTGCCGGTGTCGATCTGGATCCTGCTCGTAGTGGCGCTGGGGGCGGCCTATCTCGCCCGCTATACGCCCCTCGGCCGGCACATCTTTGCCGTCGGCGGCAACGAGCGCGCGGCGCGGATATCGGGCGTCCGCGTCAACATGGTGAAGATGTTTGTCTACATGTTCTCCGGCTTCTGCGCGGCGATCGTCGGACTCATCATTTCATCCGAACTGATGGCCTCGCATCCGGCGACGGGCGAAAGCTTCGAACTCAACGCGATCGCGGCGGCGGTGCTCGGCGGCACCTCGATGTCGGGCGGACGCGGCACGATCGGCGGCACCATCGTCGGCGCCTTCGTCATCGGCATCCTCTCCGACGGGCTGGTGATGATGGGCGTGAGCTCGTTCTGGCAAATGGTGATCAAGGGCCTCGTCATCATCGTCGCGGTGGTCGTCGACCAGGCGCAGCGCCGGCTGCAGAGCCGCGTGACCTTGATGCAGATGGCGAAGGTGGGCTGA
- a CDS encoding Gfo/Idh/MocA family oxidoreductase → MAPLRGALIGCGFFAVNQMHGWRDIDGAAIVAICDRDPERLNIVGDQFGIERRYSDAAAMFAGETLDFVDIATTVGSHRPLVEMAAANRVPVICQKPFAPTLADAKAMVKACAEGGVPLMVHENFRWQSPIQAVRAVLDSGEIGKPFFGRICFRSGYDVFSGQPYLATGKRFIIEDLGIHILDIARFLLGDVSSLTARTMRVNPNIAGEDVATMLMDHEGGVTSVVDCSYATKLAAEPFPETLIEIDGSHGTIRLAQGYQLTVTGKSGTSVSDVSPPLLPWASRPWHNIQESVVAIQRHWVDCLTTAKEPATSGADNLKTFALVEAAYAGAGSRQPVEIDDLLQ, encoded by the coding sequence ATGGCGCCGTTGCGCGGAGCGCTGATCGGCTGCGGCTTCTTCGCCGTCAACCAGATGCATGGCTGGCGCGACATCGATGGCGCCGCAATCGTGGCGATCTGCGACCGCGATCCGGAGCGGCTCAACATCGTCGGCGACCAGTTCGGCATCGAGCGGCGCTACAGCGATGCGGCTGCTATGTTCGCAGGCGAGACGCTCGATTTCGTCGACATCGCCACCACCGTCGGCAGCCATAGGCCGCTGGTCGAGATGGCCGCCGCCAACCGCGTGCCGGTGATCTGCCAGAAGCCGTTCGCGCCGACGCTTGCCGACGCCAAGGCCATGGTCAAAGCCTGCGCGGAGGGCGGCGTACCGCTGATGGTGCATGAGAACTTCCGCTGGCAGTCGCCGATCCAGGCGGTGCGCGCAGTGCTCGACAGCGGTGAGATCGGCAAGCCGTTCTTCGGGCGCATCTGCTTCCGCTCGGGCTATGACGTATTTTCCGGCCAGCCCTATCTCGCGACGGGCAAGCGCTTCATCATCGAGGATCTCGGCATCCACATTCTCGACATCGCGCGCTTCCTGCTCGGCGACGTGTCGAGCCTCACCGCGCGTACCATGCGCGTCAACCCTAACATCGCAGGCGAGGACGTGGCGACGATGCTGATGGACCATGAGGGCGGCGTCACCTCCGTGGTCGATTGCAGCTATGCGACGAAGCTTGCCGCCGAGCCGTTCCCCGAGACGCTGATCGAGATCGACGGCAGCCACGGCACGATCCGCCTGGCACAGGGCTACCAACTCACGGTGACCGGCAAGAGCGGTACCAGCGTTTCCGACGTCTCGCCGCCGCTGCTCCCCTGGGCGTCGCGGCCATGGCACAACATCCAGGAAAGTGTCGTCGCCATCCAGAGGCACTGGGTGGACTGCCTGACGACGGCCAAGGAGCCGGCGACATCCGGCGCCGACAACCTCAAGACATTCGCGCTGGTCGAGGCCGCCTATGCCGGCGCTGGCAGCCGGCAGCCGGTCGAGATCGACGACCTCCTGCAATGA